The Candidatus Pantoea soli genome window below encodes:
- a CDS encoding YacC family pilotin-like protein: protein MTKSIKFLLLAGLLGFSSTSFALSESEAEDLADLTAVFVYLKNDCGYQDLPDAQIRKALVFFAQQNRWDLSNYSAYNMKSLGEESYKDLSGIAINNDKKCKSLARDSLSLLAYVK, encoded by the coding sequence ATGACGAAAAGCATCAAGTTCCTGCTGCTGGCGGGACTTCTTGGCTTCTCCTCCACCAGTTTTGCCCTGAGTGAATCCGAAGCGGAAGATCTGGCCGACCTGACGGCGGTTTTTGTCTACCTGAAAAATGACTGCGGCTATCAGGATTTGCCGGATGCGCAGATTCGTAAAGCACTGGTGTTCTTTGCCCAGCAGAACCGCTGGGATTTAAGTAATTACAGCGCCTATAACATGAAATCGCTGGGTGAAGAGAGTTATAAAGATTTGAGCGGCATTGCCATCAACAATGACAAAAAGTGCAAATCGCTGGCGCGCGATTCGCTGAGTCTGCTGGCCTATGTGAAATAA